A single genomic interval of Nocardioides nitrophenolicus harbors:
- a CDS encoding APC family permease, with protein sequence MVSNQPTELAAEQHALLHKSLRRFDIVFLLIAAVVGLETLGQVSGYGAEAFTWALVLAVFFLVPYGLIFAETGAAFSEEGGAYTWVRDAFGRPAAAVAAILTWITQPVWVGGSMAFLAAETVSSYLTPIEHGSLGDYVFKVVFIWITVLAAVVSLQKGKWLPTSGALLKVGLLVFFVLTTVVYAIQNGVVALHPGDFSPTLLGLFGSVPILLFAYLGFESSNSAAGEMENPARDVPVSILRSCATAAACYLVPIMAILLVVPAEDITGIGGLFDAVGTVYSVYGGAADVLLKLTAVVFVYILMSQGAAWMIISDRMQAMTAADGSFFGGFFGRFHPGLGTPVRVNMLSGVVSTTFMLVAMQVTGDGASIFGVVLTISISTFLLSYLLVIPAAIRLRTRYPDKERPFRVPVSDRQFAVLGWIAFAWVLLGSWVAVFPGTLERLFGEDYPFEEYWGVSQATFEVFTLGTLAFLLALCAVGYALGAPVRASGATITPDTEEISR encoded by the coding sequence ATCGTGTCCAACCAGCCCACCGAGCTCGCCGCCGAGCAGCACGCCCTGCTGCACAAGTCGCTGCGACGCTTCGACATCGTCTTCCTGCTGATCGCCGCCGTCGTCGGCCTCGAAACCCTCGGCCAGGTCTCCGGGTACGGCGCCGAGGCGTTCACCTGGGCCCTCGTGCTCGCCGTATTCTTCCTGGTCCCCTACGGGCTGATCTTCGCCGAGACCGGCGCGGCCTTCAGCGAGGAGGGCGGTGCCTACACCTGGGTCCGCGACGCCTTCGGGCGGCCCGCGGCGGCCGTCGCCGCGATCCTGACCTGGATCACCCAGCCGGTCTGGGTCGGCGGGTCGATGGCCTTCCTCGCCGCGGAGACCGTCAGCAGCTACCTGACCCCCATCGAGCACGGCTCCCTCGGCGACTACGTGTTCAAGGTCGTCTTCATCTGGATCACCGTGCTCGCCGCGGTGGTGAGCCTGCAGAAGGGCAAGTGGCTGCCGACCAGCGGCGCCCTGCTCAAGGTCGGCCTGCTGGTGTTCTTCGTGCTGACCACCGTCGTCTACGCCATCCAGAACGGCGTCGTCGCCCTCCATCCGGGCGACTTCAGCCCCACCCTGCTCGGACTCTTCGGCTCGGTGCCGATCCTGCTCTTCGCCTACCTCGGCTTCGAGTCCTCCAACAGCGCCGCCGGAGAGATGGAGAACCCCGCCCGCGACGTCCCGGTCTCGATCCTCCGGTCCTGCGCGACCGCCGCCGCCTGCTACCTGGTGCCGATCATGGCGATCCTGCTCGTCGTACCGGCCGAGGACATCACGGGCATCGGCGGCCTCTTCGACGCCGTCGGCACGGTCTACTCAGTCTACGGCGGCGCGGCCGACGTGCTGCTCAAGCTCACCGCCGTCGTCTTCGTCTACATCCTGATGAGCCAGGGCGCGGCGTGGATGATCATCTCCGACCGCATGCAGGCGATGACCGCGGCCGACGGCTCGTTCTTCGGCGGCTTCTTCGGCCGCTTCCACCCCGGCCTCGGCACCCCGGTCCGCGTCAACATGCTCTCCGGCGTCGTGTCCACCACGTTCATGCTCGTCGCGATGCAGGTCACCGGCGACGGCGCGTCGATCTTCGGGGTGGTGCTGACCATCTCGATCTCGACCTTCCTGCTCAGCTACCTGCTCGTCATCCCGGCGGCGATCCGGCTGCGCACCCGCTACCCGGACAAGGAGCGCCCGTTCCGCGTACCCGTCTCGGACCGCCAGTTCGCCGTGCTCGGCTGGATCGCCTTCGCCTGGGTGCTGCTGGGGTCGTGGGTGGCCGTCTTCCCCGGCACCCTGGAGCGGCTGTTCGGCGAGGACTACCCGTTCGAGGAGTACTGGGGCGTCAGCCAGGCCACGTTCGAGGTCTTCACGCTCGGCACCCTGGCCTTCCTGCTCGCCCTCTGCGCCGTGGGCTACGCCCTCGGTGCCCCCGTGCGCGCCTCCGGTGCCACCATCACGCCCGACACCGAGGAGATCTCCCGATGA
- a CDS encoding oxidoreductase: MTEQPAVAAPYDVLFEPVQIGPFTTKNRFYQVPHCNGMGYRDPSAQASMRKIKAEGGWSVVCTEQVEIHATSDIAPFIELRIWDDQDLPALKRIADAIHEGGGLAGIELAHNGMNAPNQLSRETPLGPQHLPVAPDTIAPVQARAMSKQDIDDLRRWHRNAVRRSLEAGYDVVYVYGAHGYGAPHHFLSRRYNNRTDEYGGSLENRMRLLKELLEDTIEEVAGRAAVACRITVEEEIDGGITREDIEGVLRELGELPDLWDFAMGSWEGDSVTSRFAPEGRQEEFVAGLKKLTTKPVVGVGRFTSPDAMVRQVKAGILDLIGAARPSIADPFLPNKIRDGRLNLIRECIGCNICVSGDLTMSPIRCTQNPSMGEEWRRGWHPERIRAKESDKRVLVVGAGPSGLEAARALGVRGYEVVLAEAGRDLGGRVAAESRLPGLSAWGRVKEYREAVLAELPNVEIYRESPMSGDDIVEFGFEHVITATGASWRTDGVARFHTTPLPIAEGAQVLGPDDLFAGRLPEGRKVVVYDDDHYYLGGVVAELLAQQGYDVSIVTPAPQVSSWTNNTFEINRIQRRIIENGITRVLDHAVVAVGAGGVTVRETYTGAERDLDCDAVVMVTARLPREELYLDLVARREAGEIASVRGIGDAWAPGTIAAAVWSGRRAAEEFDAVLPSNDEVPFRREVTALA, from the coding sequence ATGACCGAGCAGCCCGCCGTGGCCGCGCCGTACGACGTCCTGTTCGAGCCCGTGCAGATCGGCCCGTTCACGACGAAGAACCGCTTCTACCAGGTGCCCCACTGCAACGGCATGGGCTACCGCGACCCCAGCGCGCAGGCCTCGATGCGCAAGATCAAGGCCGAGGGCGGCTGGTCGGTCGTGTGCACCGAGCAGGTGGAGATCCACGCGACGTCCGACATCGCGCCGTTCATCGAGCTGCGGATCTGGGACGACCAGGACCTGCCCGCGCTCAAGCGGATCGCCGACGCGATCCACGAGGGCGGCGGCCTGGCCGGCATCGAGCTGGCCCACAACGGCATGAACGCGCCCAACCAGCTCAGCCGCGAGACCCCGCTCGGGCCGCAGCACCTGCCGGTCGCGCCCGACACGATCGCGCCGGTGCAGGCGCGGGCGATGTCGAAGCAGGACATCGACGACCTGCGGCGCTGGCACCGCAACGCCGTACGCCGCTCGCTCGAGGCGGGCTACGACGTCGTCTACGTCTACGGCGCCCACGGCTACGGCGCCCCCCACCACTTCCTCTCGCGCCGCTACAACAACCGCACGGACGAGTACGGCGGCTCGCTGGAGAACCGGATGCGGCTGCTGAAGGAGCTGCTGGAGGACACGATCGAGGAGGTCGCCGGCCGCGCCGCCGTTGCCTGCCGGATCACGGTCGAGGAGGAGATCGACGGCGGCATCACCCGCGAGGACATCGAGGGCGTGCTGCGCGAGCTCGGCGAGCTGCCCGACCTGTGGGACTTCGCGATGGGCAGCTGGGAGGGCGACTCGGTCACCTCCCGGTTCGCGCCCGAGGGCCGTCAGGAGGAGTTCGTCGCCGGGCTGAAGAAGCTCACCACCAAGCCCGTCGTCGGCGTCGGTCGGTTCACCTCGCCCGACGCGATGGTGCGCCAGGTCAAGGCCGGGATCCTCGACCTGATCGGCGCCGCCCGTCCCTCGATCGCGGACCCCTTCCTCCCCAACAAGATCCGCGACGGCCGGCTCAACCTGATCCGCGAGTGCATCGGCTGCAACATCTGCGTCTCCGGCGACCTCACCATGTCGCCGATCCGCTGCACCCAGAACCCCAGCATGGGCGAGGAGTGGCGCCGTGGCTGGCACCCGGAGCGGATCCGGGCCAAGGAGAGCGACAAGCGCGTGCTCGTCGTCGGAGCGGGCCCGTCCGGCCTCGAGGCGGCGCGGGCGCTCGGCGTACGTGGCTACGAGGTCGTGCTGGCCGAGGCCGGACGCGACCTCGGCGGCCGGGTCGCTGCCGAGTCGCGGCTGCCCGGGCTGTCGGCCTGGGGCCGGGTCAAGGAGTACCGCGAGGCGGTGCTCGCCGAGCTGCCCAACGTCGAGATCTACCGCGAGAGCCCGATGTCGGGCGACGACATCGTCGAGTTCGGCTTCGAGCACGTCATCACGGCGACCGGCGCCTCGTGGCGCACCGACGGCGTCGCGCGCTTCCACACCACCCCGCTGCCGATCGCCGAGGGCGCGCAGGTGCTCGGCCCGGACGACCTGTTCGCCGGCCGGCTGCCCGAGGGCAGGAAGGTCGTCGTGTACGACGACGACCACTACTACCTGGGTGGCGTCGTCGCCGAGCTGCTCGCCCAGCAGGGCTACGACGTCTCCATCGTCACCCCGGCCCCGCAGGTCTCGTCGTGGACCAACAACACCTTCGAGATCAACCGGATCCAGCGCCGGATCATCGAGAACGGCATCACCCGGGTCCTCGACCACGCCGTCGTCGCCGTCGGTGCGGGCGGCGTGACGGTCCGCGAGACCTACACCGGCGCCGAGCGCGACCTCGACTGCGACGCCGTCGTCATGGTGACGGCCCGGTTGCCGCGCGAGGAGCTCTACCTGGACCTGGTCGCGCGTCGCGAGGCCGGCGAGATCGCGTCGGTGCGGGGGATCGGCGACGCCTGGGCCCCCGGCACCATCGCCGCGGCGGTGTGGTCGGGCCGACGCGCGGCCGAGGAGTTCGACGCGGTCCTGCCCTCGAACGACGAGGTCCCGTTCCGGCGGGAGGTCACGGCACTGGCCTGA
- a CDS encoding endonuclease/exonuclease/phosphatase family protein: protein MRIVSVNAWGGARYDDLAAWLPASGADVVCLQEVTRTPGLAGWTSFADGERSLPQRADLHADVRRLLPSYEALFLASDAGPVTDDAGHRHQQDFGLGTYLSERLPVVGMAGGFVHGGFVDHDEWTIADRPRAVQAVRVVDRAAGRTVCVVQLHGLRDPAGKGDTPARKEQAERIADFVEATRDPGDLVVLAGDLNLLPDSSTFEVLRGVGLHDLVGTADTRTSAYPKPVRHASYLLVSDPEAVAGFRVRAEPEVSDHRILELDLRPVP, encoded by the coding sequence ATGCGCATCGTCTCGGTCAACGCCTGGGGCGGTGCCCGCTACGACGACCTCGCGGCTTGGCTGCCCGCCTCCGGTGCCGACGTCGTCTGCCTCCAGGAGGTCACCCGCACCCCCGGCCTGGCCGGCTGGACCTCCTTCGCCGACGGCGAGCGCTCCCTCCCCCAGCGCGCCGACCTGCACGCCGACGTACGCCGCCTGCTGCCGTCCTACGAGGCGCTGTTCCTGGCCAGTGACGCCGGCCCGGTCACCGACGACGCCGGCCACCGGCACCAGCAGGACTTCGGGCTCGGCACCTACCTGAGCGAGCGGCTGCCCGTCGTCGGGATGGCGGGCGGCTTCGTGCACGGCGGCTTCGTCGACCACGACGAGTGGACGATCGCCGACCGGCCGCGAGCGGTGCAGGCGGTGCGCGTCGTCGACCGGGCCGCCGGCCGCACCGTGTGCGTCGTCCAGCTGCACGGCCTGCGCGACCCCGCCGGCAAGGGGGACACCCCGGCGCGCAAGGAGCAGGCCGAGCGGATCGCCGACTTCGTGGAGGCGACCCGGGATCCCGGCGACCTCGTGGTGCTCGCCGGCGACCTCAACCTGCTGCCCGACAGCTCGACCTTCGAGGTGCTGCGCGGGGTCGGGCTGCACGACCTGGTCGGCACGGCCGACACCCGCACCTCGGCGTACCCCAAGCCGGTGCGGCACGCGAGCTACCTGCTCGTCTCGGACCCGGAAGCCGTCGCGGGCTTCCGGGTCCGGGCGGAGCCGGAGGTCTCGGACCACCGGATCCTCGAGCTGGACCTCAGGCCAGTGCCGTGA
- a CDS encoding carbon-nitrogen hydrolase family protein, which yields MQDRVTIGLVQWHAVPGEPATNLATALALIAEAAGQGAELVVLPELWASGYDAPRLGAIVAAAAEPVPGPRSDALAAAARTHRVWLFAGSVPELADGSTYNTTVVYDPAGQIVARHRKAHLYRPTAEDAVFAAGSEATVLDTEPFGRVGMATCFDGDHAAYARALRERGARLVVMPAAYEAGAERWWELLHPAHALANGQWWITVNQAGGEGDAAMFGRSRVIAPDGSGVVEAPRHDAGGPAVVTCTVDLAAGIADADAHNAALWTDTRPELYAL from the coding sequence ATGCAGGACCGCGTCACCATCGGGCTGGTGCAGTGGCACGCCGTCCCCGGCGAGCCCGCCACCAACCTCGCGACCGCGCTCGCGCTGATCGCCGAGGCGGCCGGCCAGGGCGCCGAGCTGGTGGTGCTGCCGGAGCTGTGGGCCAGTGGCTACGACGCCCCGCGGCTCGGCGCGATCGTCGCCGCGGCCGCCGAGCCGGTCCCCGGCCCGCGCAGCGACGCGTTGGCCGCGGCGGCGCGCACCCACCGGGTGTGGCTGTTCGCCGGGTCCGTCCCGGAGCTCGCCGACGGGTCGACGTACAACACCACGGTGGTCTACGACCCGGCCGGCCAGATCGTCGCCCGGCACCGCAAGGCACACCTCTACCGCCCCACCGCCGAGGACGCCGTCTTCGCGGCCGGATCGGAGGCCACCGTCCTCGACACCGAGCCCTTCGGCCGGGTCGGCATGGCGACCTGCTTCGACGGCGACCACGCGGCGTACGCCCGGGCGCTGCGCGAGCGGGGTGCCCGGCTGGTGGTCATGCCCGCGGCGTACGAGGCCGGCGCCGAGCGCTGGTGGGAGCTGCTGCACCCGGCGCACGCGCTCGCCAACGGCCAGTGGTGGATCACCGTCAACCAGGCGGGCGGCGAGGGCGACGCCGCGATGTTCGGCCGCAGCCGGGTGATCGCGCCCGACGGCAGCGGCGTCGTCGAGGCACCCCGCCACGACGCGGGCGGACCGGCGGTCGTGACCTGCACGGTCGACCTGGCCGCCGGGATCGCCGACGCCGACGCCCACAACGCCGCACTGTGGACGGACACCCGGCCGGAGCTCTACGCCCTCTGA
- a CDS encoding purine-cytosine permease family protein: protein MHDEAIETTLTVEKRTIDHIPVTERHGKARDLFTIWFGSNIMLLTVATGVVATAVYGLPVWAAVIALVVGHALGGVVMALHAAQGPQMGVPQMLQTRAQFGSYGSLLVVILVIFMYVGFFASNMVLGGQAVSSLFHLDETVSIILIGLVSVVGAIVGYRMIHALTGLMSLVSGVVLALAFVWILAVNDLPTGTFHSDGATLAGFMGTISLAALWQIAYAPYVSDYTRYMPRDTGVRPAFWATYAGAVLGSLFPMILGAIVGAALPESDTVSGLQDLTHGVGGLVIAVFGIGIACTNAMNLYCGALSTITVGQTLFPRWVPGAAARGVVSGVLFLAAVVMALAGKDDFLVNFTNFMLLLLCVLVPWTAVNLVDYYLLKHGEYDIDSLFERDGGRYGRFNLIAVACYFLGIAVQIPFLVTTKYTGPIGERLDYVDISWIVGLAVICPLYLFLMRRFARFSGHRPVVEAAAQGGVA, encoded by the coding sequence ATGCACGACGAGGCGATCGAGACCACGCTGACGGTCGAGAAGCGCACCATCGACCACATCCCGGTGACCGAGCGGCACGGCAAGGCGCGGGACCTGTTCACGATCTGGTTCGGGTCCAACATCATGCTGCTCACCGTCGCCACCGGGGTCGTCGCGACGGCCGTCTACGGCCTGCCGGTGTGGGCCGCCGTCATCGCGCTGGTCGTCGGTCACGCGCTGGGTGGCGTCGTGATGGCGCTGCACGCGGCGCAGGGCCCGCAGATGGGCGTGCCCCAGATGCTCCAGACGCGGGCCCAGTTCGGCTCCTACGGCAGCCTGCTCGTGGTCATCCTGGTGATCTTCATGTACGTCGGCTTCTTCGCCTCCAACATGGTCCTCGGCGGCCAGGCGGTCTCCAGCCTGTTCCATCTCGACGAGACCGTCTCGATCATCCTGATCGGCCTGGTGAGCGTGGTCGGCGCGATCGTCGGCTACCGGATGATCCACGCCCTGACCGGCCTGATGAGCCTGGTCTCGGGCGTGGTGCTCGCCCTCGCGTTCGTGTGGATCCTCGCGGTCAACGACCTGCCGACCGGCACCTTCCACTCCGACGGCGCCACCCTGGCCGGGTTCATGGGCACCATCTCGCTGGCCGCGCTGTGGCAGATCGCCTACGCGCCGTACGTCTCCGACTACACCCGCTACATGCCGCGCGACACCGGCGTCCGGCCGGCGTTCTGGGCGACCTACGCCGGCGCGGTCCTCGGCTCGCTGTTCCCGATGATCCTCGGCGCGATCGTCGGTGCGGCCCTGCCGGAGTCCGACACCGTCTCCGGCCTGCAGGACCTGACCCACGGCGTGGGCGGCCTGGTGATCGCGGTCTTCGGCATCGGCATCGCCTGCACCAACGCGATGAACCTCTACTGCGGCGCGCTCTCCACGATCACCGTCGGACAGACCCTCTTCCCGCGGTGGGTGCCGGGCGCCGCCGCGCGCGGCGTCGTCTCGGGTGTCCTCTTCCTCGCCGCGGTCGTGATGGCACTCGCCGGCAAGGACGACTTCCTGGTCAACTTCACCAACTTCATGCTCCTGCTGCTGTGCGTGCTGGTGCCGTGGACCGCGGTGAACCTGGTCGACTACTACCTGCTCAAGCACGGCGAGTACGACATCGACTCGCTCTTCGAGCGCGACGGTGGCCGCTACGGCCGGTTCAACCTGATCGCCGTCGCCTGCTACTTCCTCGGCATCGCGGTCCAGATCCCGTTCCTGGTCACCACCAAGTACACCGGCCCGATCGGCGAGCGGCTCGACTACGTCGACATCTCGTGGATCGTCGGGCTCGCGGTGATCTGCCCGCTCTACCTGTTCCTGATGCGGCGCTTCGCCCGCTTCTCCGGCCATCGCCCGGTCGTGGAGGCGGCCGCGCAGGGCGGCGTCGCATGA
- a CDS encoding GMC family oxidoreductase: MTDFDYLVVGGGTSGSLLAARLSEDPDVTVGLLEWGPDDEHEPRARELRRWAEMLEGEYDLDYRSVAQERGNSAIRQARLRILGGCSNGNTMISWRTLAADLDEWVERGAAGWDAATVQPYYDRLRTPIQPVAPEDRNPMVADMVTAAAAALDVPLQEAWNDGRLDERAEGAGFFEVGYTPEGNVRSSTSIHYLHPARATRDNLHVVLDARVERVDVVDGRAVGVEARVDGALVRFGARREVVLCAGAIDTPRLLQLSGIGPRDVLEAAGVPVVLDLPGVGENLMDHAEGLVVWELADAPPDTCASGWDAGALVSVMEPDDRPDVLMHFPVEPWAVHAEAYGAVLPERIVSIAPNVARPASRGRVWITSADPEVAPSIDYRYFTDPSGQDEAVLVAGIRLARRIGEAEPFASRLVREVFPGPDVQSDEQISAVARATHQTVYHVSGTCRIGADDDPGAVLRPDLTVRGIEGLRVVDASVFPQLVATNPVVTVMMVAERAADLISGRV; this comes from the coding sequence ATGACCGACTTCGACTACCTGGTCGTCGGGGGCGGTACGTCGGGCAGCCTGCTCGCAGCGCGCCTCAGCGAGGACCCGGACGTCACCGTCGGGCTCCTCGAGTGGGGGCCCGACGACGAGCACGAGCCGCGGGCCCGCGAGCTGCGCCGCTGGGCGGAGATGCTCGAGGGCGAGTACGACCTCGACTACCGCAGCGTCGCCCAGGAGCGCGGGAACTCCGCGATCCGTCAGGCCCGGCTGCGGATCCTCGGCGGCTGCTCGAACGGCAACACGATGATCTCGTGGCGCACGCTCGCCGCCGACCTCGACGAGTGGGTCGAGCGTGGCGCGGCGGGCTGGGACGCCGCGACGGTGCAGCCGTACTACGACCGGCTGCGGACGCCGATCCAGCCGGTCGCTCCCGAGGACCGCAACCCGATGGTCGCCGACATGGTCACCGCGGCCGCGGCGGCGCTCGACGTACCGCTCCAGGAGGCCTGGAACGACGGCCGGCTCGACGAGCGTGCCGAGGGCGCCGGCTTCTTCGAGGTCGGCTACACGCCCGAGGGCAACGTCCGGTCCTCGACCTCGATCCACTACCTCCACCCCGCCCGGGCGACCCGCGACAACCTGCACGTCGTCCTGGACGCGCGGGTGGAGCGGGTCGACGTCGTCGACGGCCGCGCCGTGGGCGTCGAGGCGCGGGTCGACGGCGCGCTGGTCCGGTTCGGTGCGCGGCGCGAGGTGGTCCTGTGCGCCGGCGCGATCGACACGCCGCGGCTGCTGCAGCTGTCCGGCATCGGGCCGCGCGACGTGCTGGAGGCCGCGGGAGTGCCGGTGGTGCTCGACCTGCCCGGCGTGGGGGAGAACCTGATGGACCACGCCGAGGGCCTGGTCGTCTGGGAGCTCGCGGACGCGCCCCCGGACACCTGTGCGAGCGGGTGGGACGCCGGCGCGCTGGTGAGCGTCATGGAGCCCGACGACCGCCCCGACGTGCTCATGCACTTCCCGGTCGAGCCCTGGGCCGTCCACGCCGAGGCGTACGGCGCCGTCCTGCCCGAGCGGATCGTCTCGATCGCCCCCAACGTCGCCCGCCCCGCCTCCCGCGGCCGGGTCTGGATCACCTCGGCCGACCCCGAGGTCGCGCCCTCGATCGACTACCGCTACTTCACCGACCCATCCGGGCAGGACGAGGCCGTGCTGGTCGCCGGCATCCGGCTCGCCCGCCGGATCGGCGAGGCCGAGCCGTTCGCCTCGCGGCTGGTCCGTGAGGTCTTCCCCGGCCCGGACGTGCAGAGCGACGAGCAGATCAGCGCGGTCGCCCGCGCCACGCACCAGACCGTCTACCACGTCTCCGGCACCTGCCGGATCGGCGCGGACGACGACCCGGGCGCCGTGCTGCGTCCCGACCTCACGGTGCGCGGGATCGAGGGCCTGCGGGTGGTCGACGCCTCGGTGTTCCCGCAGCTGGTCGCCACCAACCCGGTCGTGACCGTGATGATGGTGGCCGAGCGGGCGGCGGACCTGATCTCGGGCCGGGTCTGA
- a CDS encoding class II histone deacetylase, which produces MSEQTRTAFYHDERCLWHSTGEAVLFLPVGGWLQPLATGGHPESPESKRRFKSLMDVSGLTDQLAVHSAEPVTREDLLRVHPESYVDNFRELSAGRGGEIGPEALFSHGGFEIAALSAGLAKRAVADVVTGRYRNAYALSRPPGHHCLPDEGMGFCLLANIAIAIEAAKAEHGLGKVAVLDWDVHHGNGTQAVYYERDDVLTISIHQENCFPVDSGGTEERGAGAGLGHNLNVPLPPGSGHETYLAAMREIVLPALRAYSPDLIVIASGLDANMVDPLARQLLYADSFRQLTAMVMEVADEVCEGRVVAVHEGGYAESEVPFCGLAIVETLSGIRTEVVDPFEETFVAQQPSERTVRHQLEIVAELAAELGS; this is translated from the coding sequence ATGAGCGAGCAGACGCGGACCGCGTTCTACCACGACGAGCGGTGCCTGTGGCACAGCACCGGCGAGGCCGTGCTCTTCCTCCCGGTCGGCGGCTGGCTGCAGCCGCTGGCGACCGGAGGACACCCCGAGTCCCCCGAGTCCAAGCGACGGTTCAAGTCGCTGATGGACGTCTCCGGCCTGACCGACCAGCTCGCCGTGCACAGCGCCGAGCCGGTCACCCGGGAGGACCTGCTGCGGGTGCACCCGGAGTCGTACGTCGACAACTTCCGCGAGCTCTCCGCCGGCCGCGGTGGCGAGATCGGGCCCGAGGCGCTGTTCTCGCACGGTGGCTTCGAGATCGCCGCGCTGTCCGCCGGCCTCGCCAAGCGCGCGGTCGCCGACGTCGTGACCGGTCGCTACCGCAATGCCTACGCCCTGTCCCGGCCGCCGGGCCACCACTGCCTCCCCGACGAGGGGATGGGCTTCTGCCTGCTCGCCAACATCGCGATCGCGATCGAGGCGGCGAAGGCCGAGCACGGCCTGGGCAAGGTCGCCGTCCTCGACTGGGACGTGCACCACGGCAACGGCACCCAGGCCGTCTACTACGAGCGCGACGACGTGCTCACCATCTCGATCCACCAGGAGAACTGCTTCCCGGTGGACTCCGGCGGCACCGAGGAGCGCGGCGCCGGCGCCGGGCTCGGCCACAACCTCAACGTGCCGCTGCCGCCGGGCTCGGGACACGAGACCTACCTGGCGGCGATGCGCGAGATCGTGCTGCCCGCACTGCGCGCCTACTCCCCCGACCTGATCGTGATCGCCAGCGGCCTCGACGCCAACATGGTCGACCCGCTGGCCCGCCAGCTGCTGTACGCCGACAGCTTCCGCCAGCTGACCGCGATGGTCATGGAGGTGGCCGACGAGGTCTGCGAGGGCCGCGTGGTGGCCGTCCACGAGGGAGGGTACGCCGAGTCGGAGGTCCCGTTCTGCGGGCTGGCCATCGTCGAGACGCTGTCCGGCATCCGCACCGAGGTCGTCGACCCGTTCGAGGAGACCTTCGTCGCCCAGCAGCCGTCGGAGCGGACCGTGCGCCACCAGCTGGAGATCGTGGCCGAGCTGGCCGCCGAGCTGGGCTCCTGA
- a CDS encoding flavin-containing monooxygenase, producing MSHQEPQRVEVLVVGAGQAGVAMSEHLSDNGIPHLVLERERIAERWRTMRWDSLVANGPAWHDRFPGLEFPDVAPDEFATKDQVAAYFEAYAEKIAAPIRTGVEVTSVIRNQGRPGFRVETSDGIVEARYVVAATGPFQKPVFPPIVPEGPDGPVPVQIHSSDYRNPAQLPEGNVLVVGAGSSGVQIADELQRSGRQVYLSVGPHDRPPRSYRGRDFCWWLGVLGLWDLETPAAGAEHVTIAVSGARGGHTVDFRALAAQGITLVGMTDRYADGVLTFRGDLAANIAAGDANLLALLDQADAWVEANGMDLPEEPEARVLGADPASVTDPLLALDLAEAGITSIVWATGFATDYSWLPAGALDESGRPAHRRGVSAEPGIYFVGLPWLSRRGSSFIWGVWHDAKHVAGHIATQRSYLTYEAPTA from the coding sequence ATGTCCCACCAGGAACCCCAGCGGGTCGAGGTCCTCGTCGTCGGCGCCGGTCAGGCCGGCGTCGCGATGAGCGAGCACCTCAGCGACAACGGCATCCCCCACCTCGTCCTCGAGCGCGAGCGGATCGCCGAGCGGTGGCGCACCATGCGCTGGGACTCGCTGGTCGCCAACGGCCCCGCCTGGCACGACCGCTTCCCCGGCCTGGAGTTCCCCGACGTCGCGCCCGACGAGTTCGCCACCAAGGACCAGGTCGCCGCCTACTTCGAGGCGTACGCCGAGAAGATCGCCGCGCCGATCCGCACCGGCGTCGAGGTCACCTCGGTGATCCGCAACCAGGGCCGCCCCGGCTTCCGGGTGGAGACCTCCGACGGCATCGTCGAGGCCAGGTACGTCGTGGCCGCCACCGGCCCGTTCCAGAAGCCGGTGTTCCCGCCGATCGTGCCCGAGGGCCCCGACGGTCCCGTGCCCGTGCAGATCCACTCCAGCGACTACCGCAACCCCGCGCAGCTGCCCGAGGGCAACGTGCTGGTGGTCGGCGCCGGCTCGTCCGGCGTCCAGATCGCCGACGAGCTGCAGCGCTCGGGCCGCCAGGTGTACCTCTCCGTCGGCCCGCACGACCGCCCGCCGCGCAGCTACCGCGGCCGCGACTTCTGCTGGTGGCTGGGCGTGCTGGGCCTGTGGGACCTCGAGACGCCGGCCGCCGGCGCCGAGCACGTCACCATCGCCGTCAGCGGCGCGCGCGGCGGGCACACCGTCGACTTCCGCGCGCTCGCCGCGCAGGGCATCACGCTGGTCGGCATGACCGACCGGTACGCCGACGGCGTGCTCACCTTCCGCGGCGACCTCGCCGCCAACATCGCCGCCGGCGACGCCAACCTGCTGGCGCTGCTCGACCAGGCCGACGCCTGGGTCGAGGCCAACGGGATGGACCTGCCCGAGGAGCCCGAGGCCCGGGTGCTCGGCGCCGACCCCGCCAGCGTGACCGACCCGCTGCTCGCCCTCGACCTCGCCGAGGCCGGCATCACCTCGATCGTGTGGGCCACCGGCTTCGCCACCGACTACTCCTGGCTCCCCGCCGGCGCGCTCGACGAGAGCGGCCGGCCCGCGCACCGCCGCGGCGTCTCCGCCGAGCCCGGCATCTACTTCGTCGGCCTGCCCTGGCTCTCGCGTCGCGGGTCGAGCTTCATCTGGGGCGTCTGGCACGATGCGAAGCACGTCGCCGGGCACATCGCGACCCAGCGCAGCTACCTGACCTACGAGGCGCCGACCGCATGA